The Nothobranchius furzeri strain GRZ-AD chromosome 6, NfurGRZ-RIMD1, whole genome shotgun sequence genome includes a region encoding these proteins:
- the ugcg gene encoding ceramide glucosyltransferase, protein MDLLDVAMQGLAVFGLVLFAVLWLMHFMSIIYVRLYLHRKRSEVKQPFLQVAGVSLLKPLKGVDPNLICNLETFFTLDYPKFEVLLCVQDQDDPAVDVCKKLLGKYPNVDARLFIGGKKVGINPKINNLMPGYNGAKYGLVWICDSGIRVKPDTLTDLTNQMTEKVGLVHGLPYVADRPGFAATLEQVYFGTSHPRSYISANVTGIKCVTGMSCLMRKDVLDQAGGLLAFAQYIAEDYFMAKAIADRGWKFSMATQVALQNSGSYSIAQFQSRMIRWTKLRINMVPATVLEPVSECFLASLIIGWAAHHVFRWDMMVFFMCHCLAWFIADYIQLTGVQGGPLSFSKLDFAVAWFIRESMAVQIFLSALWDPTISWRTSRYRLRCGGTAEEILDV, encoded by the exons ATGGACCTGCTGGATGTCGCCATGCAGGGCCTGGCCGTGTTCGGCCTGGTTCTGTTCGCCGTTTTGTGGCTCATGCACTTCATGTCCATCATCTATGT GCGTCTTTACCTCCATAggaagaggtcagaggtcaagcaGCCGTTCCTGCAGGTAGCTGGAGTCTCTCTGCTGAAACCACTGAAGGGGGTCGACCCGAACCTCATCTGCAACCTGGAGACCTTCTTCACTCTGGACTACCccaag TTTGAAGTCCTGCTCTGCGTTCAGGATCAGGACGATCCAGCTGTTGACGTCTGTAAGAAGCTGTTGGGTAAATATCCTAACGTGGACGCTCGTTTGTTCATTG GTGGGAAAAAGGTTGGAATCAATCCAAAGATCAACAACCTGATGCCGGGATACAATGGAGCCAAATATGGGCTGGTGTGGATCTGTGACAGCGGCATCAGAG TGAAACCGGACACCCTGACGGATCTGACCAATCAGATGACAGAGAAGGTGGGATTGGTCCACGGGTTGCCGTATGTTGCTGACCGCCCAGGCTTCGCCGCCACTCTGGAACAG GTGTACTTCGGGACGTCCCACCCTCGCTCGTATATCTCGGCCAATGTGACGGGGATCAAATGTGTGACAGGGATGTCGTGTCTGATGAGGAAGGATGTTCTGGACCAGGCAGGGGGGCTTTTGGCGTTCGCTCAATACATTGCAGAGGATTACTTCATGGCTAAAGCAATTGCCGACAG AGGCTGGAAGTTCTCCATGGCAACACAGGTGGCATTGCAGAACTCTGGTTCGTACTCCATTGCACAGTTCCAGTCACGCATGATAAG GTGGACCAAGCTCAGAATCAACATGGTTCCAGCAACTGTCCTGGAGCCCGTCTCAGAGTGCTTTCTCGCCAGCCTCATCATTGGCTGGGCTGCTCATCATGTCTTCAG GTGGGACATGATGGTGTTCTTTATGTGTCACTGCCTCGCCTGGTTCATTGCTGACTACATCCAGCTCACTGGAGTCCAG GGCGGTCCCCTGAGCTTCTCTAAGCTCGACTTCGCCGTTGCGTGGTTCATCCGGGAGTCCATGGCCGTGCAGATCTTCCTGTCAGCTCTGTgggacccaaccatcagctggagGACCAGTCGGTACCGGCTGCGTTGTGGTGGCACTGCTGAGGAGATCCTGGATGTGTAG